From a single Raphanus sativus cultivar WK10039 chromosome 3, ASM80110v3, whole genome shotgun sequence genomic region:
- the LOC108846911 gene encoding small polypeptide DEVIL 1-like encodes METKRVMMSSERSKQKKRSICRRLGKYMKEQKGRIYIIRRCVVMLLCWHD; translated from the coding sequence ATGGAAACAAAGAGAGTCATGATGAGCTCAGAGAGATCAAAGCAGAAGAAGAGATCAATATGTAGAAGATTGGGGAAGTATATGAAAGAACAAAAGGGGAGGATTTATATCATCAGAAGATGTGTGGTCATGCTCCTTTGCTGGCATGATTGA
- the LOC108847591 gene encoding uncharacterized protein LOC108847591 isoform X1 encodes MALRGHESEFMNLREWDRRARLIRDKQTSRRFSASYVGSFREDHHKSSSTRTNFNNISSTASSPGYNIKEEIDPSTYSFTNALKALQAKTMFNNREWLTQEGFALNSKWNEAEKYICNPLSGEVPIECLSYKTLSSRSFRSLTTTMSAPLHYPNPNLLTNTIGQNKPNNNHNVRVIHEDLYAPNRVLVRAEKKVIVLKRDVGIQSTSVDLSSGSPSPAKTPPIMERSLKRHVEGQQEDLKLEDKEEKQEKSKEEGEEEKQEISKGEEDNQEMRGEEGKKKQKRRGSGCFSWVRSRQRQARKSKYIFPVCVPHLVKGC; translated from the exons ATGGCTTTGCGTGGACATGAGTCTGAGTTTATGAACCTAAGGGAATGGGATCGAAGAGCTCGATTAATCCGAGACAAACAGACTTCTAGAAGGTTTTCTGCTTCATACGTTGGAAGCTTCCGAGAAGATCATCACAAGTCTTCTTCTACTAGAACAAACTTCAATAACATCTCTAGTACTGCCTCATCTCCTGGCTACAATATTAAAG AAGAGATTGATCCATCAACATATTCTTTCACCAATGCGCTGAAGG CGTTACAAGCAAAGACAATGTTCAATAACAGAGAATGGTTAACACAAGAAGGGTTTGCTTTGAACTCGAAGTGGAATGAAGCAGAGAAATATATTTGCAACCCATTGTCTGGAGAAGTTCCAATAGAGTGTTTGTCTTATAAAACATTAAGTTCTAGATCTTTCAGAAGTCTGACCACCACCATGTCTGCTCCTCTTCACTACCCTAATCCCAATCTATTGAcgaatactattggtcaaaacAAACCCAATAATAATCATAACGTTAGAGTCATTCACGAGGATCTTTATGCTCCTAATCGTGTTCTTGTTCGAG cagaaaaaaaagttatagtGCTGAAACGAGATGTGGGTATTCAGAGTACGTCGGTGGATCTTAGCTCCGGTAGCCCTAGTCCGGCAAAAACGCCTCCGATCATGGAACGGTCTCTGAAACGACACGTGGAAGGTCAACAAGAG GATTTGAAGTTGgaagataaagaagagaagcaagagaagagtaaagaagaaggagaggaagagaagcAAGAGATAAgtaaaggagaagaagataatCAAGAGATgagaggagaagaaggaaaaaagaagcagaaaaggagAGGAAGTGGATGCTTCTCATGGGTGAGATCAAGACAAAGACAAGCAAGAAAATCAAAGTACATCTTCCCAGTTTGTGTTCCTCATCTTGTCAAAGGTTGTTAA
- the LOC108847591 gene encoding uncharacterized protein LOC108847591 isoform X3 translates to MALRGHESEFMNLREWDRRARLIRDKQTSRRFSASYVGSFREDHHKSSSTRTNFNNISSTASSPGYNIKEIDPSTYSFTNALKALQAKTMFNNREWLTQEGFALNSKWNEAEKYICNPLSGEVPIECLSYKTLSSRSFRSLTTTMSAPLHYPNPNLLTNTIGQNKPNNNHNVRVIHEDLYAPNRVLVRAEKKVIVLKRDVGIQSTSVDLSSGSPSPAKTPPIMERSLKRHVEGQQEDLKLEDKEEKQEKSKEEGEEEKQEISKGEEDNQEMRGEEGKKKQKRRGSGCFSWVRSRQRQARKSKYIFPVCVPHLVKGC, encoded by the exons ATGGCTTTGCGTGGACATGAGTCTGAGTTTATGAACCTAAGGGAATGGGATCGAAGAGCTCGATTAATCCGAGACAAACAGACTTCTAGAAGGTTTTCTGCTTCATACGTTGGAAGCTTCCGAGAAGATCATCACAAGTCTTCTTCTACTAGAACAAACTTCAATAACATCTCTAGTACTGCCTCATCTCCTGGCTACAATATTAAAG AGATTGATCCATCAACATATTCTTTCACCAATGCGCTGAAGG CGTTACAAGCAAAGACAATGTTCAATAACAGAGAATGGTTAACACAAGAAGGGTTTGCTTTGAACTCGAAGTGGAATGAAGCAGAGAAATATATTTGCAACCCATTGTCTGGAGAAGTTCCAATAGAGTGTTTGTCTTATAAAACATTAAGTTCTAGATCTTTCAGAAGTCTGACCACCACCATGTCTGCTCCTCTTCACTACCCTAATCCCAATCTATTGAcgaatactattggtcaaaacAAACCCAATAATAATCATAACGTTAGAGTCATTCACGAGGATCTTTATGCTCCTAATCGTGTTCTTGTTCGAG cagaaaaaaaagttatagtGCTGAAACGAGATGTGGGTATTCAGAGTACGTCGGTGGATCTTAGCTCCGGTAGCCCTAGTCCGGCAAAAACGCCTCCGATCATGGAACGGTCTCTGAAACGACACGTGGAAGGTCAACAAGAG GATTTGAAGTTGgaagataaagaagagaagcaagagaagagtaaagaagaaggagaggaagagaagcAAGAGATAAgtaaaggagaagaagataatCAAGAGATgagaggagaagaaggaaaaaagaagcagaaaaggagAGGAAGTGGATGCTTCTCATGGGTGAGATCAAGACAAAGACAAGCAAGAAAATCAAAGTACATCTTCCCAGTTTGTGTTCCTCATCTTGTCAAAGGTTGTTAA
- the LOC130510137 gene encoding uncharacterized protein LOC130510137 has product MGDVGIEVEEKLILTFIPMNMDMAGYDLALVPRLNQSPFLIFPPIWSELDEQASLVLQGSSSLRMLSAYGAVCVVLRITLDAVFDEAYDVVIRFHMVSSCDLYRHSIFYLVVFVCLAGNSLFVSFFVGV; this is encoded by the exons ATGGGTGATGTTGGAATTGAG GTAGAAGAGAAACTCATCCTCACCTTTATCCCGATGAATATGGACATGGCGGGTTATGATCTCGCGCTTGTCCCTCGTTTGAACCAGTCTCCTTTCCTAATATTTCCTCCTATATGGAGTGAATTGGATGAACAAGCTTCGTTGGTACTGCAAGGATCTTCCTCCCTTCGAATGCTCTCTGCGTATGGTGCAGTGTGTGTGGTTCTACGGATTACACTAGATGCGGTCTTCGACGAAGCTTATGACGTTGTGATACGATTTCATATGGTTTCTTCTTGTGATTTGTATCGCCATTCTATCTTTTatcttgttgtttttgtttgtttggctGGCAATAGCCTCTTTGTATCATTCTTTGTTGGAGTGTAA
- the LOC108847591 gene encoding uncharacterized protein LOC108847591 isoform X5 produces MALRGHESEFMNLREWDRRARLIRDKQTSRRFSASYVGSFREDHHKSSSTRTNFNNISSTASSPGYNIKALQAKTMFNNREWLTQEGFALNSKWNEAEKYICNPLSGEVPIECLSYKTLSSRSFRSLTTTMSAPLHYPNPNLLTNTIGQNKPNNNHNVRVIHEDLYAPNRVLVRAEKKVIVLKRDVGIQSTSVDLSSGSPSPAKTPPIMERSLKRHVEGQQEDLKLEDKEEKQEKSKEEGEEEKQEISKGEEDNQEMRGEEGKKKQKRRGSGCFSWVRSRQRQARKSKYIFPVCVPHLVKGC; encoded by the exons ATGGCTTTGCGTGGACATGAGTCTGAGTTTATGAACCTAAGGGAATGGGATCGAAGAGCTCGATTAATCCGAGACAAACAGACTTCTAGAAGGTTTTCTGCTTCATACGTTGGAAGCTTCCGAGAAGATCATCACAAGTCTTCTTCTACTAGAACAAACTTCAATAACATCTCTAGTACTGCCTCATCTCCTGGCTACAATATTAAAG CGTTACAAGCAAAGACAATGTTCAATAACAGAGAATGGTTAACACAAGAAGGGTTTGCTTTGAACTCGAAGTGGAATGAAGCAGAGAAATATATTTGCAACCCATTGTCTGGAGAAGTTCCAATAGAGTGTTTGTCTTATAAAACATTAAGTTCTAGATCTTTCAGAAGTCTGACCACCACCATGTCTGCTCCTCTTCACTACCCTAATCCCAATCTATTGAcgaatactattggtcaaaacAAACCCAATAATAATCATAACGTTAGAGTCATTCACGAGGATCTTTATGCTCCTAATCGTGTTCTTGTTCGAG cagaaaaaaaagttatagtGCTGAAACGAGATGTGGGTATTCAGAGTACGTCGGTGGATCTTAGCTCCGGTAGCCCTAGTCCGGCAAAAACGCCTCCGATCATGGAACGGTCTCTGAAACGACACGTGGAAGGTCAACAAGAG GATTTGAAGTTGgaagataaagaagagaagcaagagaagagtaaagaagaaggagaggaagagaagcAAGAGATAAgtaaaggagaagaagataatCAAGAGATgagaggagaagaaggaaaaaagaagcagaaaaggagAGGAAGTGGATGCTTCTCATGGGTGAGATCAAGACAAAGACAAGCAAGAAAATCAAAGTACATCTTCCCAGTTTGTGTTCCTCATCTTGTCAAAGGTTGTTAA
- the LOC108844697 gene encoding uncharacterized protein LOC108844697 codes for MEMAMSFVYPPPPSMLLNTMSVVGLAALAQIGWSEVRGNHLKYSKFASSSTSSPQPQKHRFGTFSSRIGMLLLYTPAFLAAAASFFVLPSDDLRFLLIKSALALHFLKRIFEVLCIHKYSGEMAVDSAFIITSSYFSSTVLMLYSQSFTLGLTEPAFDTKLIGIVMFVVGIVGNLYHHVLLAKLRNEEGGKKVYKIPKGGLFDTIICPHYLFEIIVFWSFFMVSQTIYSFSFAMGTTFYLVGRSYATRRWYLSKFDDFPKHVKALIPFVF; via the exons ATGGAAATGGCGATGAGTTTTGTGTATCCACCACCTCCGTCAATGTTGCTCAACACTATGAGCGTCGTGGGCTTAGCCGCTCTAGCGCAGATAGGTTGGTCTGAAGTGAGAGGAAACCATCTCAAATACTCCAAATTCGCATCATCATCTACATCATCACCACAACCACAAAAGCACAGATTCGGCACCTTCTCCAGCCGAATCGGAATGCTTTTGCTATACACACCAGCCTTCCTAGCCGCCGCAGCTTCTTTCTTCGTCTTACCTTCCGATGATCTCAGGTTTCTCCTCATCAAATCCGCTCTCGCCCTCCATTTCCTCAAAAGAATCTTCGAG GTTCTGTGCATCCACAAGTACAGCGGAGAGATGGCTGTAGACTCAGCCTTCATCATAACCAGCAGCTACTTCTCATCCACGGTGTTGATGCTATACAGCCAAAGCTTCACACTAGGACTAACCGAGCCGGCTTTCGATACGAAACTCATCGGGATTGTCATGTTCGTGGTGGGAATCGTTGGGAATCTGTATCACCATGTTCTGCTAGCTAAGCTAAGGAACGAGGAAGGCGGGAAGAAAGTGTACAAGATACCAAAAGGTGGTCTGTTCGACACGATCATATGCCCTCACTACCTGTTCGAGATCATTGTGTTTTGGAGCTTCTTTATGGTTTCTCAGACCATTTACTCGTTTTCTTTCGCCATGGGAACCACTTTCTATCTCGTTGGTCGGAGCTACGCTACTAGAAGATGGTATCTTTCCAAGTTTGATGACTTCCCGAAGCATGTCAAGGCTCTTATTCCTTTTGTATTCTAG
- the LOC108847591 gene encoding uncharacterized protein LOC108847591 isoform X6 — MALRGHESEFMNLREWDRRARLIRDKQTSRRFSASYVGSFREDHHKSSSTRTNFNNISSTASSPGYNIKALQAKTMFNNREWLTQEGFALNSKWNEAEKYICNPLSGEVPIECLSYKTLSSRSFRSLTTTMSAPLHYPNPNLLTNTIGQNKPNNNHNVRVIHEDLYAPNRVLVREKKVIVLKRDVGIQSTSVDLSSGSPSPAKTPPIMERSLKRHVEGQQEDLKLEDKEEKQEKSKEEGEEEKQEISKGEEDNQEMRGEEGKKKQKRRGSGCFSWVRSRQRQARKSKYIFPVCVPHLVKGC, encoded by the exons ATGGCTTTGCGTGGACATGAGTCTGAGTTTATGAACCTAAGGGAATGGGATCGAAGAGCTCGATTAATCCGAGACAAACAGACTTCTAGAAGGTTTTCTGCTTCATACGTTGGAAGCTTCCGAGAAGATCATCACAAGTCTTCTTCTACTAGAACAAACTTCAATAACATCTCTAGTACTGCCTCATCTCCTGGCTACAATATTAAAG CGTTACAAGCAAAGACAATGTTCAATAACAGAGAATGGTTAACACAAGAAGGGTTTGCTTTGAACTCGAAGTGGAATGAAGCAGAGAAATATATTTGCAACCCATTGTCTGGAGAAGTTCCAATAGAGTGTTTGTCTTATAAAACATTAAGTTCTAGATCTTTCAGAAGTCTGACCACCACCATGTCTGCTCCTCTTCACTACCCTAATCCCAATCTATTGAcgaatactattggtcaaaacAAACCCAATAATAATCATAACGTTAGAGTCATTCACGAGGATCTTTATGCTCCTAATCGTGTTCTTGTTCGAG aaaaaaaagttatagtGCTGAAACGAGATGTGGGTATTCAGAGTACGTCGGTGGATCTTAGCTCCGGTAGCCCTAGTCCGGCAAAAACGCCTCCGATCATGGAACGGTCTCTGAAACGACACGTGGAAGGTCAACAAGAG GATTTGAAGTTGgaagataaagaagagaagcaagagaagagtaaagaagaaggagaggaagagaagcAAGAGATAAgtaaaggagaagaagataatCAAGAGATgagaggagaagaaggaaaaaagaagcagaaaaggagAGGAAGTGGATGCTTCTCATGGGTGAGATCAAGACAAAGACAAGCAAGAAAATCAAAGTACATCTTCCCAGTTTGTGTTCCTCATCTTGTCAAAGGTTGTTAA
- the LOC108847591 gene encoding uncharacterized protein LOC108847591 isoform X4: MALRGHESEFMNLREWDRRARLIRDKQTSRRFSASYVGSFREDHHKSSSTRTNFNNISSTASSPGYNIKEEIDPSTYSFTNALKALQAKTMFNNREWLTQEGFALNSKWNEAEKYICNPLSGEVPIECLSYKTLSSRSFRSLTTTMSAPLHYPNPNLLTNTIGQNKPNNNHNVRVIHEDLYAPNRVLVRAEKKVIVLKRDVGIQSTSVDLSSGSPSPAKTPPIMERSLKRHVEGQQELEDKEEKQEKSKEEGEEEKQEISKGEEDNQEMRGEEGKKKQKRRGSGCFSWVRSRQRQARKSKYIFPVCVPHLVKGC, translated from the exons ATGGCTTTGCGTGGACATGAGTCTGAGTTTATGAACCTAAGGGAATGGGATCGAAGAGCTCGATTAATCCGAGACAAACAGACTTCTAGAAGGTTTTCTGCTTCATACGTTGGAAGCTTCCGAGAAGATCATCACAAGTCTTCTTCTACTAGAACAAACTTCAATAACATCTCTAGTACTGCCTCATCTCCTGGCTACAATATTAAAG AAGAGATTGATCCATCAACATATTCTTTCACCAATGCGCTGAAGG CGTTACAAGCAAAGACAATGTTCAATAACAGAGAATGGTTAACACAAGAAGGGTTTGCTTTGAACTCGAAGTGGAATGAAGCAGAGAAATATATTTGCAACCCATTGTCTGGAGAAGTTCCAATAGAGTGTTTGTCTTATAAAACATTAAGTTCTAGATCTTTCAGAAGTCTGACCACCACCATGTCTGCTCCTCTTCACTACCCTAATCCCAATCTATTGAcgaatactattggtcaaaacAAACCCAATAATAATCATAACGTTAGAGTCATTCACGAGGATCTTTATGCTCCTAATCGTGTTCTTGTTCGAG cagaaaaaaaagttatagtGCTGAAACGAGATGTGGGTATTCAGAGTACGTCGGTGGATCTTAGCTCCGGTAGCCCTAGTCCGGCAAAAACGCCTCCGATCATGGAACGGTCTCTGAAACGACACGTGGAAGGTCAACAAGAG TTGgaagataaagaagagaagcaagagaagagtaaagaagaaggagaggaagagaagcAAGAGATAAgtaaaggagaagaagataatCAAGAGATgagaggagaagaaggaaaaaagaagcagaaaaggagAGGAAGTGGATGCTTCTCATGGGTGAGATCAAGACAAAGACAAGCAAGAAAATCAAAGTACATCTTCCCAGTTTGTGTTCCTCATCTTGTCAAAGGTTGTTAA
- the LOC108847591 gene encoding uncharacterized protein LOC108847591 isoform X2: MALRGHESEFMNLREWDRRARLIRDKQTSRRFSASYVGSFREDHHKSSSTRTNFNNISSTASSPGYNIKEEIDPSTYSFTNALKALQAKTMFNNREWLTQEGFALNSKWNEAEKYICNPLSGEVPIECLSYKTLSSRSFRSLTTTMSAPLHYPNPNLLTNTIGQNKPNNNHNVRVIHEDLYAPNRVLVREKKVIVLKRDVGIQSTSVDLSSGSPSPAKTPPIMERSLKRHVEGQQEDLKLEDKEEKQEKSKEEGEEEKQEISKGEEDNQEMRGEEGKKKQKRRGSGCFSWVRSRQRQARKSKYIFPVCVPHLVKGC, from the exons ATGGCTTTGCGTGGACATGAGTCTGAGTTTATGAACCTAAGGGAATGGGATCGAAGAGCTCGATTAATCCGAGACAAACAGACTTCTAGAAGGTTTTCTGCTTCATACGTTGGAAGCTTCCGAGAAGATCATCACAAGTCTTCTTCTACTAGAACAAACTTCAATAACATCTCTAGTACTGCCTCATCTCCTGGCTACAATATTAAAG AAGAGATTGATCCATCAACATATTCTTTCACCAATGCGCTGAAGG CGTTACAAGCAAAGACAATGTTCAATAACAGAGAATGGTTAACACAAGAAGGGTTTGCTTTGAACTCGAAGTGGAATGAAGCAGAGAAATATATTTGCAACCCATTGTCTGGAGAAGTTCCAATAGAGTGTTTGTCTTATAAAACATTAAGTTCTAGATCTTTCAGAAGTCTGACCACCACCATGTCTGCTCCTCTTCACTACCCTAATCCCAATCTATTGAcgaatactattggtcaaaacAAACCCAATAATAATCATAACGTTAGAGTCATTCACGAGGATCTTTATGCTCCTAATCGTGTTCTTGTTCGAG aaaaaaaagttatagtGCTGAAACGAGATGTGGGTATTCAGAGTACGTCGGTGGATCTTAGCTCCGGTAGCCCTAGTCCGGCAAAAACGCCTCCGATCATGGAACGGTCTCTGAAACGACACGTGGAAGGTCAACAAGAG GATTTGAAGTTGgaagataaagaagagaagcaagagaagagtaaagaagaaggagaggaagagaagcAAGAGATAAgtaaaggagaagaagataatCAAGAGATgagaggagaagaaggaaaaaagaagcagaaaaggagAGGAAGTGGATGCTTCTCATGGGTGAGATCAAGACAAAGACAAGCAAGAAAATCAAAGTACATCTTCCCAGTTTGTGTTCCTCATCTTGTCAAAGGTTGTTAA